One part of the Vanessa atalanta chromosome 4, ilVanAtal1.2, whole genome shotgun sequence genome encodes these proteins:
- the LOC125077822 gene encoding uncharacterized protein LOC125077822 has protein sequence MRTAIWVLTLAAIAAAEIADEPWVEEEDLEEPYSNNREYDHDRRKREAYVEGPFEEHVRVKRGCNDEPKYRVRRSADHLRKPRQVHQYEVHEFNDEASFPSPPYEEMLAASAEHYHRVYTPAPQARSLNRKVSAGPLTFGVPRAYEPVQVVAAPDLGPLPVSKIAHPNPNRNQADSLASVSLPNAEPVAFVPLSSEPLRVADDLSTAAGHHKEKQHPKSRGHSRGGGHQQHGIHNAEHGEKSTKKSNSEHHLDKGAKGFKTDELHRKEYEEAGGQKKKHHDRAGHKGDHEEEAFGSRGAHFGEKKGHKKGHKTKGFHNKYHKDEFHKEHKFYDDFHKGGEHHRYGKFNAKHASNESGKKKVHHVNAGHDFLEHGKKGYSNKGHLDADHKGHKGKSGHEEHNQHHAQHGKKGGKEGGSHWGYGN, from the exons ATGAGAACAGCCATCTGGGTGTTGACCCTCGCGGCGATCGCGGCCGCCGAAATCGCTGATGAACCCTGGGTTGAAGAGGAGGACTTGGAAGAACCATACTCGAATAACAGAGAATACGACCATGATAGAAGAAAGCGAGAAGCGTATGTCGAAGGTCCTTTTGAAGAACACGTTAGGGTTAAGAGAGGATGCAATGACGAACCAAAATATAGAGTACGGCGTTCGGCTGATCACCTGAGGAAACCACGTCAGGTTCATCAATATGAAGTACACGAGTTCAATGATGAAGCATCATTCCCTTCGCCTCCTTACGAGGAAATGTTAGCAGCCAGTGCTGAGCATTACCACAGAGTATACACTCCAGCTCCCCAAGCTCGTAGTTTGAATAGAAAAGTGAGTGCCGGTCCACTTACCTTTGGTGTCCCTAGGGCGTATGAACCTGTTCAAGTTGTCGCTGCACCAGATCTTGGACCCTTACCTGTATCTAAAATTGCTCATCCTAATCCAAATCGTAATCAGGCAGACAGTCTTGCTTCTGTTTCTTTACCGAATGCGGAACCTGTCGCTTTTGTGCCGTTATCTTCAGAGCCTTTAAGAGTAGCGGATGATCTGTCAACGGCAGCTGGTCACCACAAGGAAAAACAACATCCTAAGTCTCGAGGGCATTCTAGAGGTGGTGGTCACCAGCAGCATGGTATCCACAATGCCGAACACGGTgaaaag AGCACAAAGAAATCGAACTCGGAACATCACTTAGATAAGGGCGCCAAAGGCTTCAAGACAGACGAACTTCATCGCAAGGAATATGAAGAAGCTGGTGGTCAGAAAAAGAAGCACCACGATAGAGCCGGTCACAAAGGTGATCACGAAGAAGAGGCCTTCGGTTCCAGAGGAGCACATTTCGGCGAAAAGAAGGGACACAAAAAGGGTCACAAAACTAAAG GATTCCACAATAAATATCACAAGGATGAATTCCATAAAGAGCACAAATTCTACGACGACTTCCATAAGGGTGGTGAGCACCACCGATATGGCAAGTTCAATGCCAAGCACGCCAGCAACGAGAGCGGTAAGAAGAAAGTGCACCACGTCAACGCTGGACATGACTTCTTAGAACATGGCAAGAAGGGCTACAG CAACAAAGGGCATTTAGACGCTGATCACAAAGGTCACAAGGGAAAATCAGGTCATGAAGAACACAATCAGCATCATGCCCAGCATGGAAAGAAGGGTGGCAAGGAAGGCGGGTCGCATTGGGGATATGGAAACTAA
- the LOC125077803 gene encoding uncharacterized protein LOC125077803, with protein sequence MNCFKILKYAMLAERCAKPRINLQIKRFTKSSTCDECFIPDRKPCFNINTVSVERGNSSHAKLIKSFLYSHYWPREPSVVGLWMCLNCSYLEVLTDKYSNSGDRLLAYEYIQRTKERKLVGVSVANKTYPWMVNELEEWAHFTSSRPERNRMYFIAHCLKTPNLFNKYNVNYLYDVEILGTSSDVAGQGVGTLLLRTVLDHAEELRHPLVQVIAVSQYTSKICEKCGMKREWSMDFSDFIDDAGQRVFFPRRPHHTVSIYTKHFNPAAGGREPRKSPIL encoded by the exons ATgaattgctttaaaatattaaagtacgcCATGCTAGCTGAGCGGTGTGCAAAGCCGCGCATCAATTTACAAATCAAACGATTTACCAAGTCATCAACATGTGATGAGTGCTTTATCCCTGATAGAAAGCCG tgttttaatattaacaccGTCTCGGTGGAACGTGGTAATTCAAGTCATGCAAAATTGATTAAATCATTTCTCTATTCTCATTACTGGCCGAGGGAACCGAGCGTCGTGGGTCTCTGGATGTGTCTCAACTGTTCCTATCTTGAAGTCCTTACAGACAAGTATTCTAATTCTG GTGACCGACTTTTGGCATATGAATACATTCAGCGTACAAAAGAGAGAAAGCTGGTTGGTGTAAGCGTTGCTAACAAAACATACCCTTGGATGGTAAATGAGTTAGAGGAGTGGGCGCATTTTACATCATCTAGACCTGAGAGGAACCGAATGTACTTCATAGCACACTGCTTGAAAACTCccaatttatttaacaagtacAATGTTAACTATCTTTATGAT gTGGAGATACTGGGTACCTCTTCCGATGTAGCTGGTCAAGGTGTAGGAACACTTCTATTGCGTACTGTTCTCGATCACGCTGAGGAACTCCGTCATCCTCTCGTTCAAGTCATAGCTGTCAGTCAATATAC gtcAAAAATCTGTGAAAAATGTGGAATGAAGCGAGAATGGTCCATGGATTTTAGTGACTTTATTGACGATGCTGGCCAAAGGGTATTCTTTCCTCGAAGACCTCATCATACTGTGAGCATCTATACCAAACATTTTAATCCAGCAGCTGGTGGACGGGAACCTCGTAAATCTCCTATTCTTTAG
- the LOC125077811 gene encoding uncharacterized protein LOC125077811 translates to MTLIISYLKLLSTKNFFTKMPSYKVKTINFYEFKRNYADKPKTDSKSKQIMVQGTEDEPRMRVRRARPADVPRILRFVRENSRLAWPGLVNKTPGSNSYNVVLSDYIARTLAQGHSMLAEQQEAKRGWSQIRGLAISTSVCPWDATMLEKWARCMRCSRSRKLMLFTAHCLRAPALHEKYSAHNILQVILMVPPDVPRASEIIHMLAKNSIQRGRDSGFPVLRFDVADNKLIAKVLDELRLKKEYELNFEVLPNAIKLASNGTPNSEETVENKEKTIQVYTAFPKTGKT, encoded by the exons ATGACGTTAATAATCAGTTACCTGAAATTGCTATCAACAAagaatttttttacaaagatgCCATCATATAAAGTTAAAACGATCAATTTTTATGAATTCAAGCGAAACTACGCCGATAAGCCCAAAACTGATTCAAAATCGAAGCAAATAATG GTACAAGGTACAGAAGACGAGCCCCGGATGCGAGTACGCCGTGCCCGACCCGCAGATGTGCCTCGTATACTTCGATTTGTGCGAGAAAACTCTCGGCTGGCTTGGCCAGGACTCGTTAACAAGACACCTGGCTCCAATAGTTATAATGTCGTGTTATCTGATTACATCGCCAGAACCTTAGCTCAAG GTCACTCAATGCTAGCGGAACAACAAGAAGCCAAGCGCGGCTGGTCACAAATCCGAGGTCTCGCAATAAGTACTTCAGTGTGTCCTTGGGACGCGACGATGTTGGAAAAATGGGCTCGCTGTATGCGTTGCTCTCGATCACGAAAACTGATGTTGTTTACAGCTCATTGCTTGAGAGCGCCAGCCTTACATGAGAAATACAGTgctcataatatattacaa gtaatatTAATGGTACCACCAGATGTCCCAAGAGCGTCGGAGATTATTCATATGCTCGCCAAAAACTCCATTCAGAGGGGACGAGATTCAGGATTTCCAGTGCTACGCTTTGATGTGGCTGACAATAAGCTTAT AGCAAAAGTGTTGGATGAACTacgattaaaaaaagaatatgaaTTAAACTTTGAAGTTCTTCCGAATGCTATAAAATTAGCGTCGAACGGTACGCCTAATAGTGAAGAAACGGttgaaaacaaagaaaaaaccaTTCAAGTTTATACAGCGTTCCCTAAGACAGGAAAAACTTGA
- the LOC125077899 gene encoding uncharacterized protein LOC125077899, whose protein sequence is MELKLLALGFLHLAIAMPAITLHDLEMVDDTMSIGSYVRETRAAPPENFHKTYQSEGDGEIGYSRKKTGGGKKGYQHFDSYHKKAGDNYELETQDSFGLDDEGHDGAHSHPQEKRERYREEEPEAEEEEVEKVEKSANDHEELREGPQDGNGGVEAVGHDPADYVLPEKYTYGTGDEYNF, encoded by the exons ATGGAATTAAAGCTACTTGCATTGGGTTTTTTGCACTTGGCTATAGCTATGCCGGCTATAACACTCCATGATTTGGAAATGGTCGATGACACGATGTCAATTGGGTCATATGTCCGGGAAACCAGGGCTGCACCA CCTGAAAATTTTCACAAAACTTACCAAAGCGAAGGTGACGGAGAGATCGGATATTCCAGAAAGAAGACTGGCGGTGGCAAAAAAGGTTACCAACATTTCGACTCCTACCACAAAAAGGCCGGAGACAACTATGAGCTTGAAACACAAGACTCGTTTGGACTAGATGACGAAGGTCACGATGGAGCCCACAGTCATCCTCAAGAGAAAAGAG AAAGATATCGTGAAGAGGAACCAGAAGCTGAAGAAGAAGAAGTAGAAAAAGTTGAAAAGTCAGCGAATGATCACGAAGAACTAAg AGAGGGCCCTCAGGATGGTAATGGTGGAGTGGAAGCTGTAGGTCATGATCCTGCTGACTACGTTCTTCCAGAAAAGTACACCTATGGTACTGGGGAtgaatataatttctaa
- the LOC125077823 gene encoding protein ARV1 isoform X1 — protein sequence MNSYKCVNCGVAASALYKTYGPSVLKLTKCESCKGVIDKYIEYDPVIVMIDLVLMSKEAQRHIIYNTEFKSYWKLFIILIMLETYGVWRNDSLFNIAINTVCNIKNNSTMNSTYITLPINISVPEPWMSDCKGWAYEEKESLDLFIWEKDFYIQFLSIFTGVIVFITIVHLLMKLFKKFCFQNEVSLARVLKSFSLANMSLLFTLPMLVWGNSDTPPATRLLHYLMVFVYSFIFFYNTFRVLYESPKIVTAVVLTISYCIKYLTTFHMTPFIRKITR from the exons atGAATTCGTATAAATGTGTTAATTGTGGCGTTGCTGCCAGTGCCCTGTATAAAACGTATGGTCCTTCTGttttgaaattaacaaaatgt gAGAGTTGTAAAGGAGTGATAGACAAATACATCGAATATGATCCAGTTATTGTGATGATTGATCTAGTTCTAATGTCTAAGGAAGCACAGCGGCATATTATTTACAACACCGAATTTAag TCATATTggaagttatttataattctcaTTATGTTGGAAACATATGGAGTATGGAGAAATGATAGTCTCTTTAATATAGCTATTAATACAGTAtgcaatatcaaaaataatagtaCAATGAATTCTActtatat TACTTTACCGATAAATATATCAGTACCAGAGCCTTGGATGAGCGATTGTAAAGGCTGGGCATATGAGGAGAAGGAATCCTTGGATCTCTTTATATGGGAGAAAGACTTCTACATTCAATTCTTATCCATATTTACTG GAGTAATAGTATTCATCACAATAGTTCACTTGTTAATGAAGCTCTTTaagaaattttgttttcaaaatgaag TTTCGTTAGCAAGAGTGCTGAAGTCGTTTTCGTTGGCCAACATGAGCCTGCTGTTCACGTTGCCCATGCTGGTGTGGGGCAACTCCGACACGCCGCCCGCCACCAGGCTCTTGCATTACTTGATGGTCTTCGTCTACAGCTTCATCTTCTTCTATAACACATTCCGAG TGTTATATGAGAGCCCCAAAATAGTGACTGCAGTAGTCCTCACTATCAGTTACTGTATCAAATACTTGACTACGTTCCATATGACGCCGTTTATCAGAAAAATAACAAGATGA
- the LOC125077823 gene encoding protein ARV1 isoform X2: MNSYKCVNCGVAASALYKTYGPSVLKLTKCESCKGVIDKYIEYDPVIVMIDLVLMSKEAQRHIIYNTEFKSYWKLFIILIMLETYGVWRNDSLFNIAINTVCNIKNNSTMNSTYITLPINISVPEPWMSDCKGWAYEEKESLDLFIWEKDFYIQFLSIFTVSLARVLKSFSLANMSLLFTLPMLVWGNSDTPPATRLLHYLMVFVYSFIFFYNTFRVLYESPKIVTAVVLTISYCIKYLTTFHMTPFIRKITR; encoded by the exons atGAATTCGTATAAATGTGTTAATTGTGGCGTTGCTGCCAGTGCCCTGTATAAAACGTATGGTCCTTCTGttttgaaattaacaaaatgt gAGAGTTGTAAAGGAGTGATAGACAAATACATCGAATATGATCCAGTTATTGTGATGATTGATCTAGTTCTAATGTCTAAGGAAGCACAGCGGCATATTATTTACAACACCGAATTTAag TCATATTggaagttatttataattctcaTTATGTTGGAAACATATGGAGTATGGAGAAATGATAGTCTCTTTAATATAGCTATTAATACAGTAtgcaatatcaaaaataatagtaCAATGAATTCTActtatat TACTTTACCGATAAATATATCAGTACCAGAGCCTTGGATGAGCGATTGTAAAGGCTGGGCATATGAGGAGAAGGAATCCTTGGATCTCTTTATATGGGAGAAAGACTTCTACATTCAATTCTTATCCATATTTACTG TTTCGTTAGCAAGAGTGCTGAAGTCGTTTTCGTTGGCCAACATGAGCCTGCTGTTCACGTTGCCCATGCTGGTGTGGGGCAACTCCGACACGCCGCCCGCCACCAGGCTCTTGCATTACTTGATGGTCTTCGTCTACAGCTTCATCTTCTTCTATAACACATTCCGAG TGTTATATGAGAGCCCCAAAATAGTGACTGCAGTAGTCCTCACTATCAGTTACTGTATCAAATACTTGACTACGTTCCATATGACGCCGTTTATCAGAAAAATAACAAGATGA